From a region of the Branchiostoma floridae strain S238N-H82 chromosome 13, Bfl_VNyyK, whole genome shotgun sequence genome:
- the LOC118428912 gene encoding poly(A)-specific ribonuclease PARN-like: MEITRHNFKQVIDQVSEAVDEASFLCIDGEFTGLNNGPALHGFDTPQERYDKLRKGSLDFLFVQFGLCAFKYETEESRFVARPFNFYIFPRPLNRNAPDCRFLCQASSLHFLASQGMDFNKVFRDGIPYLSPVDEQQMRDTLDQKHATQQLHSPPFTSGTSQTSDSSRSIQVPAEHKDFIQQTLTRIQSFIDSEEESLQLEPCNAYLRKLIYSTVKNKFSSSVYLETKVGEQNQHYFIEVSKANEEVLKKRGEEKRQQELDELDDAVGMSKIIRMICQSGKLVIGHNMLLDVLHLVHKFSYPLPQEIDEFKSLVNCLFPRLLDTKLMASMHPFKELVSNTTLGDLEATLGKEPFKVPVIVFPEDFPGYETAQEHQAGYDAYITGRCFTIMANYLGKFKSQSKPALPGSALLEPFVNKLYLMRVQDIPYVNLTGQDLKPNRDHVFHVTFPKEWKSNDLYQLFRPFGPIYIAWIDDVSAFVALNKKDQSDLAYKMLCEGVSYRVRRYGDHKDPNTSHGRKRPLSLPETFAPWNGEGKRLKVTSSDVGRSVILYNILKMIMFLKRQNQ, encoded by the exons ATGGAGATCACAAGACACA ACTTTAAGCAGGTGATAGACCAGGTGTCAGAAGCTGTGGATGAAGCTTCATTTCTGTGCATTGATGGAGAATTCACAG GTTTGAACAATGGTCCAGCTCTACATGGGTTCGACACACCTCAAGAACGATACGACAAACTTAGAAAG GGCTCTTTGGATTTCCTCTTTGTCCAGTTCGGACTGTGTGCTTTCAAATATGAGACTGAAGAATCCAG gTTTGTGGCCAGACCGTTCAATTTCTACATCTTCCCTCGACCGTTGAACCGAAATGCTCCGGACTGCCGATTTCTGTGCCAG GCCTCCAGTTTGCATTTTCTTGCTTCTCAGGGGATGGATTTCAACAAAGTCTTCAGAGATG GCATTCCGTACTTGTCTCCTGTTGATGAGCAGCAGATGAGAGACACCCTGGACCAAAAACACGCCACACAGCAGCTGCACTCCCCTCCCTTCACTAGTGGTACATCCCAGACCTCCGACTCCAGCAGATCCATCCAGGTCCCAGCTGAACACAAGGACTTCATTCAGCAGACTCT CACCAGAATACAGTCCTTCATAGACAGTGAGGAGGAGAGTCTTCAGTTGGAGCCCTGCAATGC ATATTTGCGAAAGCTGATCTACTCAACAGTTAAAAACAA GTTTTCATCTTCTGTTTATCTGGAAACCAAAGTAGGAGAGCAG AACCAACACTACTTCATTGAAGTCAGCAAAGCAAATGAGGAAGTGCTGAAAAAGAGAGGAGAggaaaaaagacaacaagaactG GATGAACTGGACGATGCTGTTGGGATGTCTAAAATCATCAGGATGATTTGTCAGTCG gggaaactTGTCATTGGTCACAACATGCTACTGGATGTTCTCCACCTTGTCCATAAGTTCAGCTACCCACTGCCTCAG GAAATAGATGAGTTCAAGTCTCTTGTAAACTGTCTCTTCCCAAG ATTACTGGACACCAAACTGATGGCCAGCATGCATCCATTTAAG GAACTTGTCTCTAACACTACTCTGGGAGACCTGGAGGCTACTTTAGGGAAAGAACCATTCAAAGTGCCTGTCATAG TGTTCCCTGAAGACTTCCCAGGCTATGAGACAGCCCAGGAGCACCAGGCTGGGTATGATGCCTACATCACGGGGAGGTGCTTCACTATCATGGCCAACTACTTAG GTAAATTCAAGTCCCAGTCCAAACCTGCACTGCCTGGATCAGCACTTTTGGAGCCTTTTGTGAACAA ACTCTACCTGATGAGAGTACAAGACATTCCATACGTCAATCTTACAGGACAGGACT TAAAACCCAACAGAGACCATGTCTTCCATGTGACCTTCCCCAAGGAGTGGAAGTCTAACGACTTGTACCAACTCTTCCGACCATTTG GACCAATCTACATTGCCTGGATTGACGATGTTTCAGCTTTTGTTGCTCTGAATAAGAAGGACCAGTCAGATCTGG CCTACAAAATGCTATGTGAGGGAGTGAGCTACCGAGTAAGGCGGTACGGAGATCACAAAGATCCAAACACTTCTCATGGGCGGAAGAGACCCCTGTCACTCCCAGAGACCTTTGCACCTTGGAACGGGGAAGGAAAAAGGTTAAAGGTCACCAGTTCGGATGTGGGCAGGTCAGTTATTCTTTATAACATCTTGAAAATGATAATGTTTCTGAAAAGACAAAATCAATAA